The proteins below are encoded in one region of Micromonospora pisi:
- a CDS encoding DUF4132 domain-containing protein: protein MGWLPVGDSYEISLVDGRVAARSTGLRATGRPLKTLPKALRDDPEVDRLRQLAQWLDRHAAECLARIDAWVVSSLPVPTGLLARVWPDPGWQDALRDLVVLGDDPAEPGFLRDVTDTGDLRVVNLDGETVRLSPASATLPHPVRLPDLTDLREFADELDITQRIEQLHRGIWSKPTDLKDRDTTITDFRGTAVPNRLAARAATLGFRVSGSQIRCRVWEAGRTVEAAMWFNEDYWDSEATLGALSWSVVDGPTLRLTEIGPVAWSEGMRMATALSGAVTKTGEKA, encoded by the coding sequence ATGGGCTGGCTACCGGTGGGAGACTCGTACGAGATCTCCCTTGTGGACGGAAGGGTGGCGGCTCGATCCACCGGCCTGCGCGCCACCGGCCGCCCACTCAAAACCCTGCCGAAGGCGTTGCGCGACGACCCGGAGGTAGATCGGCTACGCCAGCTGGCCCAGTGGCTGGACCGGCACGCCGCCGAATGCCTGGCCCGGATCGACGCCTGGGTGGTGTCCTCGCTGCCGGTGCCGACCGGGCTGCTGGCCCGGGTCTGGCCGGATCCGGGCTGGCAGGACGCGCTGCGCGACCTCGTGGTGCTCGGCGACGACCCGGCCGAGCCGGGCTTCCTGCGGGACGTCACCGACACCGGTGACCTGCGCGTGGTCAACCTCGACGGCGAAACCGTCCGGCTCTCGCCAGCCAGCGCCACACTGCCCCACCCGGTGCGCCTGCCCGACCTGACCGACCTGCGCGAGTTTGCTGACGAACTGGACATCACCCAGCGCATCGAGCAACTGCACCGAGGCATTTGGAGCAAACCCACTGACCTGAAGGACCGCGACACCACGATCACCGATTTTCGCGGGACCGCGGTCCCCAACCGGCTGGCCGCCCGGGCCGCCACACTCGGCTTCCGGGTCTCCGGCTCGCAGATCAGGTGCCGGGTCTGGGAGGCCGGCCGCACGGTCGAGGCCGCCATGTGGTTCAACGAGGACTACTGGGATTCCGAGGCGACGCTGGGCGCCCTCTCCTGGTCGGTCGTTGACGGACCGACGCTGCGGTTGACCGAGATCGGCCCGGTCGCATGGTCGGAAGGAATGCGGATGGCGACAGCCCTGTCTGGCGCCGTGACCAAAACGGGGGAGAAGGCGTGA
- a CDS encoding ice-binding family protein, whose protein sequence is MAGAVVATTIIVGVVGAPAWAQTTVPLGTAETYGVLAGQAVTDVPPPVGPSVINGDLGVWPGTSVTGSPVVNGEVHVGDTEAMQAQADLTTAYNFAAAEPTTSTVTADLGGQTLVTGVYTSPATMSLTGTVTLDGQNDPNSVFIFQAGSDLITAVDSRVSLINGAQACNVFWQVSSSATLNTRTVFAGTILALQSATLGEGATVAGRVLARNGAVTLIHNTITRPFCAAAVAPPTISKAFGDATIPSGGTTSLGFTLTNPNAGTVLTGVTFTDALPAGLVVTTPSGLTGSCGGGTITATAGGGTISLTGATLPAGGSCTFSVNVTGTTSGTKVNTSSPVDSNESGPGAAASATVTVAPAVVAPPTIAKAFDDATIPSGGTTALGFTLTNPNVNTPLTGVTFTDALPAGLVVATPNGLTGSCGGGTITATAGGGTISLTGATLPAGGSCTFSVNVTGTTSGTKVNTSSPVDSNESGPGAAASATVTVAPTVVAPPTIAKAFDDATIPSGGTTSLGFTLTNPNAGTVLTGVTFTDALPAGLVVATPNGLTGSCGGGTITATAGGGTISLTGATLPAGGSCTFSVNVTGTTSGTKVNTSSPVDSNESGPGAAASATVTVAPAVVAPPTIAKAFDDATIPANGTTALSFTLSNPNAGTVLTGVTFTDALPAGLVVATPNGLTGSCGGGTITATAGGGTISLTGATLPAGGSCTFSVNVTGTTSGTKVNTSSPVDSNESGPGAVASASVTVAVVTPPTIAKAFGATTIAADGTTSLSFTLSNPNVNTPLTGVTFTDALPAGLVVATPNGLTGSCGGGTITATAGGGTISLTGATLPAGGSCTFSVNVTGTTSGTKVNTSGPVDSNESGPGTPAAASVTVSVAAAPTFAKAFADGTVPLNGTTALGFTLTNPNLNTTLTGVSFVDNLPAGLVVATPNAARTDCAAGTIVATAGSSSISLFGATLPAGTTCTVSVNVTGTTTGTKVNTTAPITSVQSGPGAPASASVAVGPAVVAAPTISKAFGDATIPAGGTTAVSFTLSNPNSGTALTGVTFTDALPAGLVVATPNGLTGSCGGGTITATAGSGTISLTGATLPANGSCTFSVNVTGTTSGTKVNTSGPVDSNESGPGATASATVTVGAVAAPTIVKAFRDSTISINGTTALGFTLTNPNANTALTSVGFVDNLPTGLVVATPNATQTDCAAGTIVAAPGSNSITLAGASLPANGSCTVSVNVTGKTSGTKVNTTTATSVESGPGSPASASITVRKRILPVTGARSASYATVALTIIGLGAVLIVTSHGLSRRRRHTA, encoded by the coding sequence ATGGCGGGGGCCGTCGTCGCCACGACGATCATCGTCGGGGTCGTCGGCGCACCGGCGTGGGCCCAGACCACGGTTCCGTTGGGTACCGCCGAGACCTACGGGGTGTTGGCCGGTCAGGCGGTCACCGACGTCCCGCCCCCAGTCGGGCCTTCGGTCATCAACGGGGACCTGGGTGTCTGGCCCGGTACGTCGGTCACCGGCTCGCCCGTCGTGAACGGCGAGGTACACGTCGGTGACACCGAGGCGATGCAGGCCCAGGCCGATCTGACCACGGCGTACAACTTCGCCGCGGCGGAGCCCACGACCAGCACGGTGACCGCCGACCTCGGCGGTCAGACCCTGGTCACCGGGGTGTACACGTCACCCGCCACCATGTCTCTGACCGGCACCGTCACGTTGGACGGGCAGAACGATCCGAACTCGGTCTTCATCTTCCAGGCGGGGTCCGACCTGATCACCGCGGTTGACAGCCGGGTCAGCCTGATCAACGGCGCCCAGGCTTGCAACGTCTTCTGGCAGGTCAGCAGTTCGGCGACGCTGAACACCAGGACCGTCTTCGCCGGAACCATTCTGGCGCTGCAATCGGCGACGCTGGGTGAGGGAGCCACCGTCGCCGGACGGGTCCTTGCCCGCAACGGCGCCGTCACGCTGATCCACAACACGATCACGCGACCGTTCTGTGCCGCGGCCGTCGCCCCGCCGACCATCTCGAAGGCTTTCGGGGATGCGACCATCCCGTCGGGCGGCACGACCTCGCTGGGTTTCACTCTGACCAACCCGAACGCGGGTACGGTCCTGACCGGGGTCACTTTCACCGACGCGCTGCCCGCCGGACTCGTGGTGACTACGCCCAGCGGCCTGACGGGTTCGTGTGGTGGTGGCACGATCACCGCGACTGCTGGCGGCGGCACCATCAGCCTGACCGGTGCGACCCTTCCGGCTGGCGGAAGCTGCACTTTCTCGGTGAATGTCACCGGCACCACCAGCGGAACCAAGGTCAACACGAGTAGCCCGGTCGACTCCAACGAAAGCGGCCCCGGCGCTGCTGCCTCCGCGACCGTCACGGTCGCACCGGCGGTCGTCGCGCCACCGACGATCGCCAAGGCGTTCGACGACGCGACCATCCCGTCCGGCGGCACGACAGCACTGGGTTTCACTCTGACCAACCCCAACGTGAACACGCCACTGACCGGGGTCACTTTCACCGACGCGCTGCCCGCCGGGCTGGTCGTCGCCACTCCCAACGGCCTGACGGGCTCGTGCGGCGGCGGCACGATCACCGCGACCGCTGGCGGCGGCACCATCAGCCTGACCGGTGCGACCCTTCCGGCTGGCGGAAGCTGCACCTTCTCGGTGAACGTCACCGGCACCACCAGCGGAACCAAGGTCAACACGAGTAGCCCGGTCGACTCCAACGAAAGCGGCCCCGGCGCCGCTGCCTCCGCGACCGTCACGGTCGCACCGACGGTCGTCGCCCCACCGACGATCGCTAAGGCGTTCGACGACGCGACCATCCCGTCCGGCGGCACGACCTCGCTGGGTTTCACTCTGACCAACCCGAACGCGGGTACGGTCCTGACCGGGGTCACTTTCACCGACGCGCTGCCCGCCGGGCTGGTCGTCGCCACTCCCAATGGCCTGACGGGTTCGTGTGGCGGTGGCACGATCACCGCGACCGCTGGCGGCGGCACCATCAGCCTGACCGGTGCGACCCTTCCGGCTGGCGGAAGCTGCACTTTCTCGGTGAACGTCACCGGCACCACCAGCGGAACCAAGGTCAACACGAGTAGCCCGGTCGACTCCAACGAAAGCGGCCCCGGCGCTGCTGCCTCCGCGACCGTCACGGTCGCACCGGCGGTCGTCGCCCCACCGACGATCGCTAAGGCGTTCGACGACGCGACCATCCCCGCCAACGGGACGACAGCACTGAGTTTCACCCTCAGCAACCCCAACGCGGGTACGGTCCTGACCGGGGTCACTTTCACCGACGCGCTGCCCGCCGGGCTGGTCGTCGCTACCCCCAATGGCCTCACCGGTTCGTGCGGTGGCGGCACGATCACCGCGACCGCTGGCGGTGGCACCATCAGCCTGACCGGTGCGACCCTTCCGGCTGGCGGAAGCTGCACTTTCTCGGTGAACGTCACCGGCACCACCAGCGGAACCAAGGTCAACACGAGTAGCCCGGTCGACTCCAACGAAAGCGGCCCCGGCGCCGTCGCGTCGGCAAGCGTCACGGTTGCCGTCGTCACGCCACCGACGATCGCCAAGGCATTCGGGGCGACGACCATCGCCGCCGACGGGACGACGTCACTGAGTTTCACCCTCAGCAACCCCAACGTGAACACGCCACTGACCGGGGTCACCTTCACCGACGCACTGCCCGCCGGGCTGGTCGTCGCCACTCCCAATGGCCTGACGGGTTCGTGTGGCGGTGGCACGATCACCGCGACCGCTGGCGGCGGCACCATCAGCCTGACCGGTGCGACCCTTCCGGCTGGCGGAAGCTGTACTTTCTCGGTGAACGTCACCGGCACCACCAGCGGAACCAAGGTCAACACGAGCGGTCCGGTGGACTCCAACGAAAGCGGCCCGGGTACCCCCGCCGCGGCAAGCGTCACGGTCAGCGTTGCGGCAGCACCGACGTTCGCCAAAGCCTTCGCGGATGGCACCGTCCCGCTCAACGGGACGACGGCGCTGGGCTTCACCCTCACCAACCCCAACCTGAACACGACGCTGACTGGTGTCAGCTTCGTCGACAACCTCCCTGCGGGACTGGTGGTCGCCACTCCCAACGCCGCGCGGACCGACTGCGCCGCCGGCACGATCGTCGCTACTGCCGGCAGCAGCAGCATCAGCCTGTTCGGCGCGACCCTGCCGGCCGGTACGACCTGCACGGTGTCGGTGAACGTCACCGGCACGACCACTGGGACGAAGGTCAATACGACGGCTCCCATCACCTCGGTCCAGAGCGGCCCGGGTGCCCCCGCCTCGGCGAGTGTCGCGGTCGGCCCGGCGGTCGTCGCGGCGCCGACCATCTCGAAGGCATTCGGGGATGCGACCATCCCGGCGGGCGGGACGACAGCGGTGAGCTTCACCCTCAGCAACCCCAACTCGGGTACGGCGTTGACCGGGGTCACCTTCACGGACGCGCTACCCGCGGGGCTGGTGGTCGCCACTCCCAACGGCCTGACGGGCTCGTGCGGCGGTGGCACGATCACCGCGACCGCGGGCAGCGGCACCATCAGCCTGACCGGTGCGACCTTGCCGGCCAACGGAAGCTGCACCTTCTCGGTGAACGTCACCGGCACCACCAGCGGGACGAAGGTCAACACGAGCGGTCCGGTGGACTCAAACGAGAGCGGCCCGGGTGCTACTGCCTCGGCGACCGTCACGGTCGGGGCTGTGGCGGCACCGACGATCGTCAAGGCATTCAGGGATTCCACCATCTCCATCAACGGGACGACGGCGCTGGGCTTCACCCTGACCAACCCGAACGCGAACACGGCGCTGACCAGTGTCGGCTTCGTCGACAACCTTCCTACGGGACTGGTGGTCGCCACTCCCAACGCCACCCAGACGGATTGCGCCGCGGGCACGATTGTCGCGGCTCCCGGTAGCAACAGCATCACCCTGGCCGGGGCGAGCCTGCCGGCCAACGGGAGTTGCACGGTGTCGGTGAACGTCACCGGCAAGACCTCCGGGACGAAGGTCAATACGACGACCGCCACCTCGGTCGAGAGCGGGCCGGGCTCTCCCGCCTCGGCGAGCATCACGGTCCGCAAGCGCATCCTGCCCGTCACCGGGGCCCGGAGCGCAAGCTACGCCACCGTCGCCCTGACCATCATCGGCCTCGGCGCGGTGCTCATCGTGACGAGCCACGGGCTGTCCCGGCGTAGGCGCCACACCGCCTAG